The following proteins are co-located in the Oryzias melastigma strain HK-1 linkage group LG8, ASM292280v2, whole genome shotgun sequence genome:
- the LOC112146527 gene encoding 5-hydroxytryptamine receptor 3A — protein MAALRTLAFLSIIAVSSSQTSECSYFSLIDHLNLTASNEALQIARPVKSWNTTTVVHLDMVLYGILGVHEKSQTVSLHVLIRMSWKNEFLSWNSTEFCGIDVMNIPRSIVWIPDIAIQEDASDTGSVQEDPFLRLDPSGLLSVTSRQQLTYTCQLDLFKFPFDQQNCSLEFSSLSYNRKSVQLETSGNGTMFTALSKKLKMTEGEWTLMELQVTEDAASTPPWMKSRLQYTVLLKRRPFLYVINLILPLLFLLFLDLASFFISESRGEKLSFKVTVLLSIFVLLLNLQTILPSTEEAMPMLAIYCVSIFTLVFLGVLEAVLVSFLIEMDESRREEERAESPPKRPSEEQAEEDRTEENQPDDQNLLNLILDKVLLTLQEVQHERQEKRKSGCFRKLAKLIDVVFFTIYLTTIVVSLIVLFLIWMQN, from the exons ATGGCAGCTCTGAGGACTCTGGCTTTCCTCTCCATCATCG CCGTTTCCAGCAGCCAGACTTCAGAGTGCTCCTACTTCAGTCTGATCGACCACCTGAACCTGACGGCCTCCAATGAAGCTCTGCAGATCGCTCGGCCTGTCAAGAGCTGGAACACCACCACCGTCGTCCATCTGGACATGGTGCTATACGGCATTCTGGGCGTG CATGAGAAGTCCCAGACGGTCTCGCTGCACGTCCTGATCAGAATG AGCTggaaaaatgaatttctgaGCTGGAATTCTACTGAGTTTTGTGGGATTGACGTGATGAATATTCCAAGATCGATAGTCTGGATCCCAGATATCGCCATCCAAGAAGA TGCTTCCGACACTGGGAGTGTTCAGGAAGATCCTTTCCTCCGACTGGATCCCAGTGGATTACTGAGCGTGACGTCCCGGCAGCAGCTCACCTACACCTGCCAGCTGGACCTCTTCAAATTCCCCTTTGATCAGCAGAACTGCAGCTTGGAGTTTTCCTCCTTGAGCTACAACA GGAAATCTGTTCAGCTGGAAACATCTGGAAACGGGACGATGTTCACAGCTTTgtctaaaaagctgaaaatgacgGAGGGGGAGTGGACCCtgatggagctgcaggttaccgAGGACGCAGCTTCCACACCTCCGTGGATGAAGAGCCGCCTTCAGTACACG GTTCTGCTGAAGAGGAGACCCTTTCTCTACGTCATCAACCTGATTCTGCCGCTACTGTTCCTGCTCTTCCTGGATCTGGCTTCCTTCTTCATCAGTGAGTCCAGGGGGGAGAAGCTGAGCTTCAAAGTGACGGTGCTGCTCTCCATCTTCGTCCTGCTCCTCAACCTTCAGACCATTTTGCCGTCCACTGAGGAAGCCATGCCGATGCTGG CCATCTACTGCGTTTCAATCTTCACGCTGGTGTTCCTCGGCGTCCTGGAGGCCGTGCTGGTCAGCTTCCTGATCGAGATGGACGAATCTCGCCGTGAGGAGGAACGAGCGGAGAGTCCGCCCAAACGTCCCTCAG AAGAACAGGCTGAAGAGGACAGAACAGAGGAGAACCAACCTGATGACCAGAACCTGCTCAACCTCATCTTGGACAAAGTTCTGCTGACGCTCCAGGAAGTTCAACATGAAAGACAAGAGAAAAGGAAGTCCGGCTGCTTCCGGAAGCTGGCGAAGCTCATCGATGTGGTGTTCTTTACCATCTACCTGACTACTATTGTGGTTTCTCTGATTGTCCTGTTTCTAATCTGGATGCAGaactga